Proteins encoded within one genomic window of Bacillus sp. (in: firmicutes):
- the fabZ gene encoding 3-hydroxyacyl-ACP dehydratase FabZ, with protein MLDINEIKKIIPHRYPFLLVDRMLEVEDGKRAVGIKNVTANEPFFNGHFPEYPVMPGVLIVEALAQVGAVAMLKLPDNQGRLAFFAGIDNCRFKRQVIPGDQLRLEVEITRAKGKIGKGKATATVDGELVCETEIMFALGEKQ; from the coding sequence ATGTTAGATATTAATGAAATAAAAAAAATCATCCCACACCGCTATCCATTCTTATTAGTGGACCGCATGCTTGAAGTTGAAGATGGAAAACGGGCAGTCGGCATCAAAAATGTAACAGCAAACGAACCTTTTTTCAACGGCCATTTCCCTGAATACCCAGTCATGCCTGGCGTCCTGATCGTGGAGGCGTTAGCACAAGTAGGGGCAGTAGCGATGCTGAAACTTCCTGACAACCAAGGCCGCCTCGCCTTCTTTGCCGGCATTGACAACTGTCGTTTTAAAAGACAGGTCATCCCTGGCGATCAACTCCGTTTAGAAGTGGAAATCACCAGAGCCAAAGGAAAGATAGGCAAAGGGAAAGCCACAGCAACCGTTGATGGTGAGCTAGTTTGTGAGACGGAGATTATGTTTGCATTAGGGGAAAAGCAGTAA